From Vicinamibacteria bacterium, the proteins below share one genomic window:
- a CDS encoding ATP-grasp domain-containing protein produces the protein MHRVLLLLPTSTYRSRDFLYAADRLGIEVVVASEEASTFEPLQQTRLLTIDLLDPAGAAERVSRFHALHPLSAIVPVDEESAVVAASISSRLGLPHHGSLAAERARSKHRMREALASAAVPSPRFRVASTAESPVPLGATLRYPVVLKPVFLSGSRGVVRADDVQSFSEGFQWLCELLSSPELRRRGGEQAELVLIEDFVPGVEVAVEALLTEGRLQPLALFDKPDPLDGPYFEETIYVTPSRLDQSVQEDILEVTTRAAEALGLRHGPIHAELRLPEGGRPTVIEIAGRSIGGLCSRVLRFGLGLSLEELILKHAIGEDVKGISRESRAAGVMMIPIPKRGVLEEVTGLAAAGAVEGVSEVVITAHRGQRLIPLPEGSSYLGFIFARADMPGEAERALRDAHRRLDFRIE, from the coding sequence ATGCATCGGGTCTTGCTGTTGCTTCCCACCTCGACCTACCGTTCGCGAGACTTCTTGTATGCGGCCGATCGACTCGGAATCGAGGTCGTGGTCGCATCGGAGGAGGCGAGCACTTTCGAGCCGCTTCAGCAAACCCGACTTCTGACGATTGATCTCCTAGACCCCGCGGGAGCGGCCGAGCGAGTCTCGCGGTTTCACGCGCTTCATCCGCTGAGCGCAATCGTGCCCGTGGACGAGGAATCCGCTGTCGTCGCCGCTTCCATCTCTTCGCGTCTCGGACTTCCCCATCATGGATCTCTCGCGGCTGAACGGGCCCGCTCGAAGCATCGCATGCGAGAGGCGCTCGCCTCCGCCGCAGTTCCATCTCCACGATTTCGCGTGGCGTCCACGGCGGAGAGCCCGGTTCCTCTCGGGGCGACGTTGCGGTACCCGGTCGTCCTCAAGCCGGTGTTCCTGTCGGGAAGTCGCGGGGTGGTTCGCGCCGACGATGTCCAGAGCTTCTCCGAAGGATTCCAGTGGCTTTGCGAGTTGCTGTCCTCACCCGAGCTCAGGAGGCGAGGCGGCGAGCAGGCCGAGCTCGTTTTGATCGAAGACTTCGTTCCCGGTGTCGAGGTTGCCGTCGAAGCGCTTCTGACCGAAGGTCGCTTGCAGCCGCTGGCGCTCTTCGACAAGCCGGATCCGCTCGACGGCCCGTACTTCGAGGAGACCATCTACGTGACGCCCTCGAGGCTGGACCAGTCTGTCCAGGAAGACATTCTCGAAGTGACGACCCGCGCCGCCGAAGCTCTGGGACTGCGGCACGGTCCAATTCACGCCGAGCTTCGATTGCCCGAGGGCGGCCGCCCGACGGTCATCGAGATCGCCGGACGCTCGATTGGCGGTTTGTGCTCCAGGGTCCTTCGATTCGGTCTGGGGCTTTCTCTCGAAGAGCTGATACTGAAGCATGCGATCGGAGAAGACGTGAAAGGAATCAGCCGCGAGTCGCGAGCGGCGGGCGTCATGATGATCCCGATACCGAAAAGAGGGGTTCTCGAGGAAGTGACTGGCCTCGCCGCGGCGGGCGCCGTCGAAGGAGTGTCCGAGGTGGTCATCACCGCCCATCGGGGACAAAGGTTGATTCCGCTTCCCGAGGGATCGAGCTATCTCGGGTTCATCTTTGCCCGGGCCGATATGCCCGGAGAGGCGGAGCGTGCTCTGCGGGACGCCCACCGCCGGCTCGACTTCAGAATCGAGTAA